A window of the Halichoerus grypus chromosome 2, mHalGry1.hap1.1, whole genome shotgun sequence genome harbors these coding sequences:
- the LOC118523732 gene encoding large ribosomal subunit protein uL16, whose protein sequence is MGRRPARCYRYCKNKPYPKSRFCRGVPDAKIRIFDLGRKKAKVDEFPLCGHMVSDEYEQLSSEALEAARICANKYMVKSCGKDGFHIRVRLHPLHVIRINKMLSCAGADRLQTGMRGAFGKPQGTVARVHIGQVIMSIRTKLQNKEHVIEALRRAKFKFPGRQKIHISKKWGFTKFNADEFEDMVAEKRLIPDGCGVKYIPNRGP, encoded by the coding sequence ATGGGCCGCCGCCCCGCCCGGTGTTACCGGTATTGTAAGAACAAGCCGTATCCAAAGTCTCGCTTCTGCAGAGGTGTCCCTGATGCCAAGATCCGCATCTTTGACCTGGGGCGGAAGAAGGCAAAAGTGGATGAGTTCCCACTATGTGGCCACATGGTGTCAGATGAATATGAGCAGCTCTCCTCTGAAGCCCTGGAGGCTGCCCGTATTTGTGCCAACAAGTACATGGTGAAAAGCTGTGGCAAAGATGGTTTTCACATCCGAGTGCGGCTCCATCCCTTGCATGTCATCCGTATCAACAAGATGTTGTCCTGTGCTGGAGCTGACAGGCTGCAGACAGGTATGCGGGGTGCCTTTGGAAAGCCCCAGGGCACAGTAGCCAGGGTCCACATTGGCCAAGTCATCATGTCCATCCGTACCAAGCTGCAGAACAAGGAGCATGTGATTGAGGCCCTACGCAGGGCCAAGTTCAAGTTCCCTGGCCGCCAGAAGATCCATATCTCCAAGAAGTGGGGCTTTACTAAGTTTAATGCGGATGAATTTGAAGACATGGTGGCTGAAAAGCGGCTTATCCCAGATGGCTGTGGGGTCAAATACATCCCTAATCGTGGCCCCTAG